In the genome of Gorilla gorilla gorilla isolate KB3781 chromosome 22, NHGRI_mGorGor1-v2.1_pri, whole genome shotgun sequence, the window GGAAGAGAAAAGGCAGGTAGCAGAAGTGGGGACTATGGAAATTTGGCCTACTTCTTCATGTAACTTCCTTGTGCCTTCAGGGCCTCTCAGGCCCAATCATGTGTATACCATTTCCATCTGATGACAGAGTGTTGCTGTGCATATCCAACTTTGTGCGTTGGTGGCTCAGATAACAACCAGTTCACGATGGGAAGCTCAGGTTGCATGGTAACTTGGTGACTCATTAAGTATCAGTCTCTACTAAGGCCCAGTAGCAGGCCAAGAGCTGTTTCTCAAAAAGAGACTAGTTATTTGTTGGTAATGGCACGGCTTTGCTCTAAAATCCTAAACCAAGATTCACCTATAGGGACCTGCCAGAAGCttcaaacagcatccctatctgccactgccACTGAAACACCACTGgatctgctggatcatatgaccCAAGTGGCAGAgaagcttgcacagcagcctggacctgttgcagagacTTTTCTTGCTCTGGGCCCTACTCAAAACTAGCAGCTTTTTGAGTCAATTGGTAAACAGGCTGGAGTAACATAATGAAAGTGGAAAATGTTGCCTCCAAAACCCAAAGAGGCCCACTAAGTATtatgcctctttcttggttttaAGAGCAGCAAGATGCAAGTACTTATTCTTCACCGTAGAAGAAATATCCCAACATGCCCCATGTCACTGGATCCCTACCAATTTCACTAAGGTAGAAGGCCCTTGAATTGTAGTCATATTTATTTCCTACCCTCTGATGCAAATGTCTTTCCACTAAGTCTAGTGTAGTTcctacttcttgctcactaggtcaaatcagcataatgtcatcgaTATAACCAATCGGTGTAATATTTTGTGGAAGGGAAAGGTAATCAAGATCCCCATGAACTGAATTATGACATAGAGTTGGAGAGCTGATACACACCGGAGATACGACAATGAAGCTGTGTTGCTGGCCCTGCCATCTGAAAGCAAACTGCCTTTATGGACTGGtatgaaaaaaaagacatttgccaGATCAACTCCATTGCCTTACCACataatgctgaaataaatatttcatacataacttttatatttaaaatgcaaactataaatacaatatacatatttacTTGTACTTGTGCAAATAATTCTATAGGCCTgactgaaagggaatgttccacctttctacctttttttaatgacaaatttCTGATAAAATTCCTTGTTACCTAATGAATGACTTCAGTTTCAAAATATGCTAAATGCATTCAGTTTCCAGTAGTTCTGGGCACACCCTGTATGCTAAGACTTGGTGAACTTGAGGACTGAAAGAGTTTCTTGGCCTGCTTGTCTGGAAAGTGCAGTGGTTCCTTGCAAACCTTTTGTCTTCATTATTTTCAAgatttcttctaaaataaaaatcaaaaggtaAAATCCATTAAGCCATTTGGTAGTGTGCATGATCAATAAGCAATTTAATAAGTTAAACACAGATGATTTATAAATTGTATTCATCTGACAAAACAATGTATATCAAATAAATGTCTACTAAAGTGAACTTGGTCTTCAGCTAAATGGGAGCACTTGGTATTTTCAAAGTGTTGCTGGTGAGTCTAATCAGAATAAATGGCTTGCTTTGCAGTCACAGCCTACTTTTGACTCAGCAGAAACATTAATTGTCATTGTTATTATAGCAAGTGATCAGTTTTTTAGTTGATTGGCTCCAATCTCTGCCCTATGTCTTTCTCTTTGGATGACAAAAGCCAATGAAGGTGTGGACAAACTGAATAGTGACATTGCACAGTGAGAGTGAAAGAAGTAGCTTATTTCTTTCAGGcatattgaaaaaagaaaaccttccttataaataaataaaactaagaagACTGAACTAAGacaatggagggagggagggaggaaggaaggaaggaaggaaggaaggaaggaaggagggagggagggagggagggaagaagggagggagggaagggaagggagggaaaggaaaggacgCATGGAtggacagaaggaagaaaaagaagagaagagagagagagaaagaaagaaaaagaaagaaagaaagaaagagagggagggagggaggaaaggagggagggaagggagagaaaggaaggaaaggaaggaaaggaagggaaggaaggaaagtaagggaagggaagggaagggaagggaaggaaggaaggaaggaaggaaggaaggaaggaagaaagaaagaaagaaagagaaagagagaaagaaagagaaagaaagaaggaaggaaggaaagaaaaaagaaagagaagggaagggaagaaagaaggaaggaagggaagaaaaaaagaaaagaagaaaggaaggaaagaaagaaggaaggacagATGGacataaggaaggaaaaaaaagaagagaaagagaaagaaaaagagacaaagaaagatggacagaaggaaggaaaaaaagaaaagagaagagaagagagataaagaaaaaggaaaggaaagaagaaaggaagaaagaaagatggagagaaggaagaaaaaaaagaagagaaaagagagagaaataggaaggaaggaagggagaaagacaaGAGAAAACTAGCAATCATGTGATTTGAAGGGCTGAGGATTTTTAGTATAAGCTGAAAATCAAACTTGAAGTGTACAGAAAAATAGAGGAAAGATTATGGTCAATTTAGTTATAAAGCAATCtgaaaacaaagatataaaaatcTATACAATTAAATAGCTTTCATGATAAAACTCCTAATGAACTAAAGAGTACAGCACAATTGTCAAGGGCATGAAGACTAGAGGGTAGAGAGAAAATTCATAATACTGAGAGTGAGatgttagaagaaaacattagagaTTTTTATACTTGAATATTAGGTTATAAACGGGGAAAAGAGaagataatactttttaaaatcagaaaaatttacCTCTGAAAACCTCTTTTGTCTTTCAACATAAATTTATGCCTGTATTAGCTACTGTCAGTGATTAACTGTTTTAAGTGATTCATTAACATGCCAGGTTATCTTATGAATTAAAgcattttacattattaacttttGATTTCAGCAACATAAATGCTTAAACAATAAATTGGTCTGTATTACCTGGGTTGTTTTCTTTAATGGTAACTAAATAGAATAATCCTCTTGGTGAAAGGAGATCTGGAACCAGGGGAAAAAACCTGTCCATGACTTCCCGACCATTTCTGCCACCAGCCCAAGCTGCCTCTATTCCGTGACTTCCTACCTGTGAACAATtagaaagaatgttttcttttaactcaGGTTTGATTTAGATCACAAACTGAATCTTTTTGACAAGTAATATCaccaaaaaagtatatattttgcattttactGCTGACGAAGGAGCAGTCAAGTTGAATCTAAGTTTCATCATTTTCTAGTGTGTAACCTTGGATAAATTAGTAATCCTGTTTGTGAATTACTTTCCtcttttatctgtaaaattagaaaaagaatagtTCCATATatacaattagaaaaataataagtggataaaaaatgtttttattaataaaaaaatatttttatccactGTTAGGAATAAATAAGGAAGTATATTTAAAGTTTTGAGAACATTGCCCTGCATATATCAAGGGCTTAATAAGTTATTACTATTAATACAATGCTTAACATTGAGAGACATAAGTAGCTTTTGTACTTAACACAGAAAGAAGCTAGAAGGAACAGCTTGTTTTATAAGAGACCTACTGTACAGAAACAAAGTTTCAAAATGTCCCAATGCATCTGGCCCTCTTGTAGTTCAAAGTGTGAAACACATAGATCTTTTCTAACGAAcgcatttatttattatatttatataaaggcATACTGAAGCATGTTTCCTCTAACAAtctaattatattttagaaataatatccATAAgagtttatataatattaaaaaatctttagATCCTtatcattgtatattttttgttgttgttgttgttttttttgagacagggtcttgctctgtcacctagacttgagtacagtggtgtaatcatggctcactgcagcttccaccttgtgggctcaggtgatcctcccacttcagcttcccaagtatctaggactacaggcgcaagccaccatgcctggctaatttttttttgagacagagtctcatactatcgtccaggctggagtgcagtggcttgatctcagctcactgcaagttccgcctcccgggttaacgccattctcctgcctcagtctccaaatagctgggattacaggtgtgtgccaccaggcccggctaatttttgtatttgcagtagagatggggtttcaccatgttggccaggctcgtcttgaacccttgacctcaggtaatcttccgcctcggcctcccaaagtacaggattacaggcgtgggccattgCACCCAGCCGGTTAAAACCTTTTGTTTTGCAAATTTTTTATTCATGATAAaggatatatgtaatatatatgtacatttatatttgaatatatgaatataaataccATGGCCTGATATGAATGTGATTTTTAAGGACAGATATGTGTCACAGTTTGTATTTCCATCATTTAAGGTTCCTTTCCTAGGTCTTTTAATAGGACTCAATTACTGACAATTAGGAGTAAAATCAGAGTAGTCTGTGATAGCAGCAGCTGACTGATGTCATAGGATGACATTCATTTGAttttacaaacaaaataattgaaaatattaataattaaattttgtTGTATGTTTTACCTCTTGAGGTGGAGTCACTACATAGGGGGGATTAAACACCAGAAGATCAACTTTTTCCGTCAATCTTGGTAGCAAGCCTTTGACCTAAATGTATTCAACAACAGTAAGAATTTTACATTAAACTCTGAATTAAATAACTGACAAatcaatctttaaaaataatctcccATGTTTTTGGGAAAATAATGTGCTACGGGCTACATTTGTAGAGAGAAATgaagtatttttatgttttcattcagaaaaataatacatgcaattaaataaaaataaggaaattaaactATCAGAATGAATATTAAAAAGCCTATAC includes:
- the HEMK2 gene encoding methyltransferase N6AMT1 isoform X1, with protein sequence MAGQSFATPFHGHVGRGAFSDVYEPAEDTFLLLDALEAAAAELAGVEICLEVGSGSGVVSAFLASMIGPQALYMCTDINPEAAACTLETARCNKVHIQPVITDLVKGLLPRLTEKVDLLVFNPPYVVTPPQEVGSHGIEAAWAGGRNGREVMDRFFPLVPDLLSPRGLFYLVTIKENNPEEILKIMKTKGLQGTTALSRQAGQETLSVLKFTKS